A single Aulosira sp. FACHB-615 DNA region contains:
- a CDS encoding DUF11 domain-containing protein, with amino-acid sequence MKLIKDSKQKKMILLLLLPGFFSLGITAVIAEETTNTAVLGGDNIQPITSNTVFFTRGATALEIVKTADRIAVEPGDTVVYRLVIRNTGNSPASNITLTDTLPLGLNFEMRSLQVSLTSNNSTTPVTVSSSRDNRTVTINYAGTIPAQGTMNVVYAVTVTPDAVRGTGKNLAVAAAGSIRSNTASHLLKIRPGIISDCATLIGRVFIDKNFDGEQQPGEPGIPNAVIYMDDGNRILTDANGMFSLANVIAGNRTGTLDLTSLPGYSLAPNLYNIEKNSQSRLVRLAPRSMGRMNFAVTPASGEGRN; translated from the coding sequence ATGAAGTTGATCAAAGACTCGAAGCAGAAAAAGATGATTCTGCTTCTGCTTCTACCTGGATTTTTTTCACTGGGAATTACAGCCGTAATTGCTGAAGAAACTACGAATACAGCCGTGTTGGGAGGCGACAATATTCAGCCTATTACTTCTAATACCGTGTTTTTTACTAGAGGTGCAACTGCATTAGAGATTGTCAAAACTGCCGATCGCATCGCCGTAGAACCAGGTGATACTGTGGTTTATCGGTTGGTTATCCGCAACACTGGTAACTCTCCCGCCAGCAACATTACCCTGACTGATACTCTACCCCTCGGCTTGAATTTCGAGATGCGATCGCTGCAAGTATCTTTAACCAGCAATAACAGCACCACACCTGTCACTGTATCCAGTAGCCGAGATAACCGCACAGTAACTATCAACTACGCTGGTACTATCCCTGCACAGGGAACGATGAATGTTGTCTATGCAGTCACAGTCACACCTGATGCTGTTCGCGGAACCGGGAAAAATTTAGCCGTCGCCGCCGCAGGTAGCATCCGCAGTAACACAGCCAGCCACTTACTTAAGATTCGTCCTGGTATTATCTCCGACTGTGCAACTTTAATTGGACGAGTCTTTATTGATAAAAACTTTGACGGCGAACAGCAACCAGGAGAACCAGGGATACCCAACGCCGTAATTTATATGGATGACGGGAACCGCATCCTTACCGATGCTAATGGGATGTTTTCTCTCGCTAACGTGATTGCTGGTAATCGGACTGGAACTTTAGACTTAACTAGCCTACCCGGATATAGTCTTGCACCCAACCTCTACAACATCGAAAAAAATAGCCAATCGCGCCTCGTCCGACTCGCACCCAGAAGCATGGGACGGATGAATTTTGCAGTCACACCAGCATCAGGGGAAGGACGTAATTAA